The proteins below come from a single Aspergillus oryzae RIB40 DNA, chromosome 5 genomic window:
- a CDS encoding FHA domain protein (predicted protein), translating into MPGTKAIVTLYPLNVSDVLPYRSLTFTSDYDHIEVGRASKRERKNLIPTNHNGLFDSRVMSRNHATLRVCLNNKTVYLSDGNSMHGTWVNGEKIRAGEDTIVRSGDEVVFGTEVVRGHETFPPLKVRCEHQWIDSGDEVVLDVSNNHQPKRATNTFCVPDDDDDYGNEVIYDSIPAPVVTAVESSSESADSDPGLDSDDDSVMEISSPITSPPKGGDIVGSQQSPIDIDREQAEQPLATPRMTPPSAVDVAEETSNKVQEQTSYILHNPESTIVLDSGEQSVAEPSDWESEDDDQPGSMDDSMSESQSAYDEEESDPERFSVRLSSAPYMDISQGIQEDTACGDYDTSSREFYSKGKEAEGRTPDLTRQTAASCGIGMPLFDTTSRSLNEPSTSWPVTARDDANPSLPLHPSGKLFDHSLAGFNCTAFTQAMEPWQAHPADGSAYPFSDHCSPRPPYKDGPFVNSLSQFVESNNRDDAIIPAATAPGNENMQSRSTDIEIRGTEAGGDINPSNVGVQSSSLPEKTRAPECDTFASSHNNVDPTSSKATAIPRQGLKRKAMDAEINSQDDDSVVIQDTYPCTENNRSVDERPTEEEDDSCFPDAQPQITVPELGNVPSQLTELPATHASQKPDSHCLSIPDNGRPSKRLKTTATANLKSHAATAALGAIVGAVGTIAILASLPADYFA; encoded by the exons ATGCCTGGCACAAAGG CCATCGTCACCCTTTACCCGCTTAACGTATCGGACGTCCTTCCATATCGTTCCTTGACATTCACGTCGGACTACGATCATATCGAGGTTGGCCGCGCCTCGAAACGTGAGAGGAAGAACCTCATCCCTACCAACCATAATGGACTGTTTGACTCTCGCGTGATGTCACGGAATCATGCAACGTTGCGTGTATGTTTAAACAACAAG ACAGTCTATCTCAGTGACGGCAACTCTATGCACGGCACCTGGGTGAACGGGGAAAAGATACGCGCTGGCGAGGACACTATTGTTAGGAGCGGCGATGAGGTGGTTTTTGGAACAGAGGTTGTTCGTGGCCATG AGACTTTTCCTCCACTTAAAGTTCGCTGTGAACACCAGTGGATAGATTCTGG TGACGAGGTTGTGTTGGATGTCAGcaacaaccaccaaccaaaGCGGGCAACTAATACGTTCTGCGTTCccgacgatgacgacgattATGGCAATGAAGTGATTTACGATTCAATCCCAGCCCCAGTAGTGACGGCTGTTGAAAGTAGCTCTGAGTCAGCAGACTCAGATCCTGGCTTGGATTCGGACGACGACTCAGTCATGGAGATTTCCTCCCCAATTACTTCCCCGCCTAAAGGTGGTGACATCGTCGGATCACAGCAAAGTCCGATTGATATCGACAGAGAGCAAGCTGAACAGCCTCTTGCAACCCCAAGAATGACTCCACCCTCAGCTGTTGATGTCGCAGAGGAGACCAGCAACAAGGTTCAAGAACAAACCTCCTATATTCTTCATAACCCGGAAAGTACAATAGTTCTGGATTCTGGAGAACAGTCAGTTGCCGAACCTAGTGACTgggagagtgaagatgacgaccAACCTGGTTCCATGGATGACTCAATGTCCGAGTCACAGTCGGCatatgatgaggaagaatcTGACCCCGAGAGGTTTTCCGTGAGATTAAGCTCTGCTCCATACATGGATATCAGTCAGGGCATACAAGAAGACACGGCTTGTGGTGATTATGATACTTCGAGTAGGGAGTTTTATTCGAAAGgcaaggaagcagaaggaCGCACGCCGGATCTTACCCGTCAGACCGCGGCCAGCTGCGGAATTGGTATGCCTCTCTTTGACACTACCTCTCGGAGTCTCAATGAACCGAGTACGTCTTGGCCGGTTACTGCCAGAGATGACGCGAATCCCAGCCTCCCTTTACATCCGAGTGGAAAATTATTCGATCACTCACTGGCCGGGTTCAATTGCACTGCCTTCACACAGGCAATGGAGCCTTGGCAAGCACACCCTGCTGACGGATCAGCCTATCCTTTTTCAGATCACTGTAGCCCACGCCCTCCTTATAAAGATGGTCCGTTTGTCAACTCACTATCCCAGTTTGTTGAGAGTAATAATCGAGATGACGCTATAATCCCTGCCGCTACCGCTCCTGGTAACGAAAACATGCAGAGCCGATCTACCGATATTGAGATCCGTGGAACGGAGGCGGGCGGCGACATCAATCCGAGTAATGTTGGTGTGCAATCCTCATCCCTTCCAGAGAAAACCCGTGCGCCAGAATGCGATACCTTTGCCTCATCCCATAATAATGTTGATCCAACATCGTCAAAGGCTACGGCCATCCCTAGGCAGGGgctcaagaggaaagcaatggATGCGGAGATCAATTCCCAGGATGATGATAGCGTCGTTATTCAGGATACTTACCCCTGTACTGAGAACAATCGCTCAGTGGATGAGAGACCtacagaggaagaggatgattCATGTTTTCCTGATGCCCAGCCACAAATCACTGTACCCGAACTGGGAAACGTACCATCACAGCTCACCGAATTACCTGCCACACACGCTTCTCAAAAGCCCGATAGCCATTGCCTTTCTATCCCAGACAACGGGAGACCGTCGAAGCGGTTGAAGACAACGGCAACAGCAAATCTCAAGAGTCAtgctgctactgctgccCTAGGCGCAATTGTTGGTGCAGTCGGTACTATTGCTATCCTTGCCTCGCTCCCTGCGGATTACTTTGCTTAG
- a CDS encoding uncharacterized protein (predicted protein): MLGGSVQQMRHSYLDRARETRRRGKHHEANESIEEDSYDTALFFFCLSHSLISISSPIGGSTSSDIAAPAVDLSVTARLGMGRDCIAWFCIGSSQTYHSLVI; encoded by the exons ATGCTAGGCGGCAGCGTCCAGCAGATGAGACATTCATATCTAGATAGAGCGCGGGAAACTCGGCGCCGAGGAAAACACCATGAGGCTAAC GAGTCGATTGAAGAGGATTCTTATGATactgcccttttctttttctgtctttctcattCTTTGATCTCGATCTCTAGTCCAATCGGAGGTAGTACTTCCTCCGACATTGCAGCCCCAGCCGTTGATCTTTCTGTCACAGCACGACTGGGAATGGGGCGCGACTGCATTGCGTGGTTCTGCATTGGCAGTAGCCAAACGTATCACTCCTTGGTGATCTGA
- a CDS encoding uncharacterized protein (predicted protein), whose product MLGPHTEIYGLITPGDWVDFFRHVSEPYEGLLVPESDDRDLKSLLIPKVMAAKEKFDVVFQPNYQPPDVGDWKKDDERLPDSSQPFYLRANTGPRWMLGGVMSRPFITTTQSNGVCAISSIESSCEYGPSLLSKNMTFYDVDHCLCIQEGTLVVRLKDLADAVFREGETVVIPAGQTFALAFDSRYVRVWSFTDGNGIESLVHRLGKPFEGVVLPDRELEWDSAHVESVAKELNVDISL is encoded by the coding sequence ATGTTAGGTCCGCATACAGAAATCTACGGCCTGATCACTCCCGGTGACTGGGTTGATTTCTTCCGACACGTCTCCGAGCCCTACGAAGGCCTACTTGTACCTGAGAGTGACGACCGTGATTTAAAGTCCTTGTTGATACCCAAGGTTATGGCTGCGAAGGAAAAGTTTGATGTTGTATTCCAACCAAACTATCAACCCCCAGATGTAGGAGACTGGAAAAAAGATGATGAACGTCTTCCGGACTCCTCGCAGCCGTTCTACCTACGTGCCAACACCGGCCCAAGGTGGATGCTGGGAGGTGTTATGTCTCGGCCATTTATCACAACGACCCAAAGTAACGGGGTGTGCGCAATTTCAAGCATTGAATCATCCTGTGAATATGGTCCTTCACTACTATCAAAAAATATGACGTTCTACGACGTGGATCACTGCTTGTGTATTCAAGAGGGAACCCTAGTCGTCCGTCTAAAGGACTTAGCGGATGCCGTCTTCCGTGAAGGTGAAACGGTCGTCATTCCAGCAGGTCAGACATTCGCCCTAGCTTTCGACAGCAGATACGTGCGTGTCTGGTCTTTCACCGATGGCAATGGTATTGAGAGTCTGGTGCACCGGTTGGGGAAGCCATTTGAAGGCGTTGTTCTGCCTGATCGGGAGTTAGAGTGGGATTCGGCCCACGTCGAATCTGTTGCAAAGGAGCTGAATGTAGATATCTCCTTGTAA
- a CDS encoding fungal specific transcription factor domain-containing protein (predicted protein), whose amino-acid sequence MTAQPEKKVDELSAKLRVAESEIASQRSPQSQREATAPETRQMPHSIIEATPCSMPRHGSTPREEIPLSYDNHDEAGDSVEDEISELNHHTNGIEFHGSTSSTALIGHLQKRHEPRRTQERHSLAGVPEYSIVSTLHNSSFSPSYTAGPAQPAALHEHNYYFEQAHAFMNGYFENIHFIHPLIDKEDFCLRAHDLWFNRTTQPEPSFVALYLSILSFGALVRVWDEERLGGLTRFEWSRKLFGEAQVYLNYLQFSNNLDTVQCLYLMAKICQNELNPNLAYMYLGLAIRTCLAAGFNREVRNSTEQRAGWISKTWWGLFSLEIEMSFSVGRPDTLGMDEYHNRALPERDDSEYAIIPWMVDFAQMIRKVSVQIYHSRITLQDKLQVALQIEAELDRWMLRLPERIKPDILRQGASGGALRDPKWARRQRLVLGIRYYNVKMLLFRPFLSHFTRKLRHPPIELEQTIGKCLDAAMKTIEVIYDIYRIHTFFRCWWYNTTYVMFATSTLLLPMIKLGMCPETIPLRRSVEMALEILEAMEESVVARKSVDLIKRYLREFSLSDAQSSMVNIEGSVPAYAAESPSQGTFDIPEWAHGFGFPDCSFEGIARLFDDIGGLPMLDN is encoded by the exons ATGACCGCTCAGCCAG AGAAGAAAGTAGACGAGCTTTCCGCAAAGCTCCGGGTGGCTGAATCTGAAATTGCTTCCCAACGCTCTCCACAGTCTCAGAGAGAAGCGACAGCCCCTGAAACCAGGCAGATGCCCCATTCCATAATAGAAGCGACCCCGTGTTCCATGCCTCGGCATGGCTCGACcccaagagaagagataCCGCTGTCATACGACAATCATGATGAGGCCGGGGActctgtggaggatgagatcagCGAGCTTAATCACCATACCAACGGCATCGAGTTTCACGGGAGCACATCGTCTACTGCATTGATAGGCCATCTTCAAAAAAGACACGAGCCCAGACGAACTCAAGAGCGACATAGTCTCGCTGGTGTGCCAGAGTACTCTATAGTCTCGACTCTGCATAATTCAAGTTTCTCGCCTTCATACACGGCTGGTCCGGCGCAACCCGCGGCACTTCATGAACACAACTACTACTTTGAGCAGGCTCATGCATTTATGAACGGATATTTCGAGAACATCCATTTTATTCATCCTCTGATTGACAAAGAGGACTTTTGCCTGCGAGCCCACGATCTGTGGTTCAACCGAACTACACAACCAGAACCAAGTTTTGTCGCACTGTATCTGAGCATTCTCTCATTTGGCGCCTTGGTTCGTGTTTGGGATGAGGAGCGACTTGGAGGATTGACGCGTTTTGAGTGGAGCCGGAAGTTGTTCGGCGAAGCCCAAGTCTACCTGAACTATCTGCAGTTTTCGAATAATCTGGACACAGTCCAGTGCTTGTACCTCATG GCTAAAATCTGCCAAAATGAGCTAAATCCGAATT TGGCTTATATGTACTTGGGTCTTGCTATACGCACATGTCTAGCTGCTGGTTTCAACAGAGAAGTGCGTAACTCCACAGAGCAACGGGCGGGTTGGATCTCAAAAACTTGGTG GGGCCTATTCTCTCTGGAAAT TGAGATGAGCTTTTCAGTTGGCCGTCCTGATACTCTAGGCATGGATGAATACCACAATCGAGCTCTTCCGGAAAGAGACGATTCCGAATATGCCATCATACCATGGATGGTTGACTTTGCACAAATGATCCGCAAGGTGTCCGTGCAAATCTACCATTCTCGAATTACCTTGCAGGATAAATTGCAGGTTGCGCTGCAAATTGAGGCTGAGTTGGACAGATGGATGTTGAGACTCCCGGAGAGAATTAAGCCAGATATCCTGAGACAAGGAGCATCTGGCGGTGCACTGCGAGACCCAAAGTGGGCTCGCCGGCAACGGTTAGTCTTAGGCATTC GCTATTATAACGTCAAGATGCTCCTGTTCCGCCCATTTCTCAGTCACTTTACACGCAAATTAAGACACCCACCGATCGAACTGGAACAGACCATCGGGAAGTGTCTTGACGCTGCGATGAAAACAATTGAAGTCATCTACGATATCTACCGGATTCATACGTTCTTCCGGTGCTG GTGGTATAACACAACATACGTGATGTTCGCCACATCAACCCTGTTACTCCCCATGATCAAGCTTGGCATGTGCCCTGAAACTATCCCACTGCGACGATCCGTGGAGATGGCGCTGGAAATATTGGAAGCAATGGAAGAGTCAGTTGTGGCACGGAAGTCCGTGGATCTTATCAAGCGGTATCTCAGGGAATTTAGCTTGTCGGACGCTCAATCAAGTATGGTGAACATTGAGGGAAGCGTTCCAGCATATGCAGCGGAGAGTCCTAGTCAGGGTACATTTGACATACCG GAATGGGCTCACGGCTTTGGATTCCCGGATTGTTCATTCGAAGGAATCGCCCGGCTCTTCGATGATATAGGAGGACTGCCTATGTTGGACAATTGA
- a CDS encoding putative monooxygenase (predicted protein), with protein sequence MFDYIFRLLTRLSGGKSRREETAMVGAGLQITPNASRLFHHWRLPSSLWKSAAEPTALTVHKYTGQVLAHEDQFHTNIRSKYQAPFIDLHRVDLQQALFARAQDLGVKFHLNERVDRLDFDSTTVYTLSGKTYSGDLIVAADGLWSKCRECFEGKKDDPLPTGDLAYRIVLRAEEITDPKLRAWVENPECHFWVGPGAHAVAYSLRGGNMFNIVLLVPDNLPPGVSRQEGSVEEMRALFEGWDPVWRV encoded by the exons ATGTTTGACTACATCTTTCGTCTTTTGACTAGGTTATCGGGAGGAAAGTCGCGCAGGGAGGAAACAGCCATG GTCGGCGCAGGCCTCCAAATCACCCCCAACGCTTCCCGTCTCTTCCACCACTGGCGCCTTCCCTCATCACTCTGGAAATCCGCCGCCGAACCAACAGCCCTAACCGTCCACAAATACACCGGCCAAGTCCTCGCCCACGAAGACCAATTCCACACCAACATCCGCTCGAAATACCAAGCCCCCTTCATCGACCTCCACCGCGTCGACCTCCAACAAGCGCTCTTCGCCCGCGCCCAAGACCTCGGCGTGAAATTCCACCTCAACGAGCGCGTTGACCGCCTCGATTTCGACTCCACCACGGTCTACACGCTCTCCGGGAAGACCTACAGTGGGGACCTCATTGTCGCGGCGGACGGGCTGTGGTCGAAATGTCGGGAATGTTtcgaggggaagaaggacgatCCCTTGCCGACGGGGGATTTGGCGTATCGGATTGTGCTCAGGGCGGAGGAGATCACGGATCCGAAACTGAGGGCTTGGGTTGAGAACCCGGAGTGTCATTTTTGGGTTGGGCCGGGCGCGCATGCGGTAGCTTATTCGTTGCGTGGAGGGAACATGTTTAATATTGTGCTTCTTGTTCCGGATAATTTGCCCCCTGGGGTGTCGAGACAGGAGGGCagtgtggaggagatgagggCGCTTTTTGAGGGGTGGGATCCTGT ATGGCGCGTCTAG
- a CDS encoding DUF3500 domain-containing protein (predicted protein) produces MTRAPSDKPTGEYRQYLPDLSLKRFQVMRTQDAHEYAHDFKTIHNPPWLHALYMHWLDLLQEPFKGVTTDGNVRPGLFTLQDEDIPIGKIVSAVESLLSIVDNKQRQALSYHIDSPEWRTWSNPEFLLSHKGLRLDEVNTETRDAILNVLKATLSPEGYDKAIKAMRINHFLGELVESPKVMNEFSYNFVLFGRPSTTRPWGWSFYGHHLCLNVFLYKGQIVASPWFTGAEPNEIDSGPYAGTRIMQVEEELGLRLMQSLSPDLQREARVYAEMHDPAMPPGRWNKDDQRHVCGAYRDNREVPYEGILASSLNEEQKKLLYGILEQYLLYLPERSRKMKLDHIRQFESETYFSWIGGFGDEDPFYYRIQSPVILVEFDHHSSVFLNNEEPKKFHIHTLLRTPNGGDYGYALRPLIPAVEGIVGEDIKWEKSAL; encoded by the exons ATGACGCGCGCACCATCAGACAAGCCTACGGGCGAGTACCGCCAGTATCTCCCCGACCTGAGCTTGAAACGGTTCCAGGTAATGCGCACTCAAGATGCGCATGAATATGCCCATGATTTTAAGACAATTCACAACCCACCATGGTTGCATGCGCTGTACATGCACTGGTTGGATTTGTTGCAGGAGCCTTTCAAGGGTGTCACGACTGATG GAAATGTCCGACCTGGACTATTCACATTacaagatgaagacattccCATCGGCAAAATCGTAAGCGCAGTTGAATCGCTACTCTCCATAGTAGACAACAAACAACGCCAAGCACTCTCATATCACATCGACTCCCCCGAATGGCGCACATGGTCAAACCCCGAATTCCTCCTCAGCCACAAAGGTCTCCGTCTCGACGAAGTCAACACCGAAACCCGCGACGCAATTCTCAACGTGCTCAAGGCCACGTTGTCACCAGAAGGCTATGACAAAGCCATCAAAGCCATGCGCATCAACCACTTCCTAGGCGAGCTCGTCGAATCACCAAAGGTGATGAACGAGTTCTCCTACAACTTCGTCCTGTTCGGACGTCCCTCTACCACCAGACCGTGGGGTTGGTCATTCTACGGCCACCATCTCTGTCTGAACGTGTTCTTGTATAAGGGCCAGATCGTCGCCTCGCCGTGGTTCACAGGCGCAGAGCCCAATGAGATCGACTCCGGTCCGTATGCAGGCACCCGCATTAtgcaggtcgaggaggaacTCGGTCTCCGACTTATGCAGTCACTCAGTCCAGATCTCCAGCGGGAGGCTCGCGTGTATGCCGAGATGCATGACCCCGCAATGCCACCTGGTCGCTGGAACAAGGATGACCAGCGGCATGTGTGTGGTGCGTATCGGGATAACCGAGAGGTTCCGTACGAGGGCATCCTCGCTTCATCGCTCAacgaggagcagaagaaatTGCTCTACGGTATCTTGGAACAGTATCTACTTTACCTCCCCGAGCGATCCCGGAAGATGAAACTGGATCACATCCGGCAATTCGAGTCGGAGACGTATTTCTCCTGGATTGGTGGttttggtgatgaggatccGTTTTATTATCGGATTCAGAGCCCCGTGATCCTCGTTGAGTTTGATCATCACTCCAGCGTCTTCTTGAACAATGAAGAGCCGAAGAAGTTCCACATCCACACTCTGCTGCGCACGCCTAATGGGGGTGACTACGGATATGCCCTGCGGCCGTTGATTCCTGCTGTGGAGGGGATAGTGGGGGAGGACATTAAGTGGGAGAAGTCGGCTCTTTAG
- a CDS encoding ankyrin repeat domain-containing protein (predicted protein), whose protein sequence is MTLSALSEAVVIVKGDKFLDDECRLYSPTVILKICQGLVAYDEVTSIITLAHASVKAFLTSDAIRQGPAAYYSLQEIEATRCIFQKCLTYLMFDAFQKPCRSRHSLRRRLKEFPLLNYASMTWGQYCGLQAPAGFVLGNSELDEIMDFFATCALHSGGNFRSWVQVLIPEAATEEAWSTEPLYYAASFGMTLVVERLIKSGINLDSPGGRHDATALTVASYRGQLAVVKMLLEAGADPNLKDCHGITSLGWAKRKGHREVETLLLASGAQAHLGHSKVVVSRNEQQAGNEYSDSEGHEE, encoded by the coding sequence ATGACGCTATCGGCATTGAGCGAAGCGGTGGTCATCGTCAAGGGAGACAAATTCCTTGACGACGAATGCAGGCTATATTCCCCTACAGTCATCCTAAAGATATGTCAAGGACTAGTAGCGTATGATGAAGTGACTTCGATTATAACATTAGCCCACGCATCGGTCAAAGCATTCCTTACATCCGACGCTATCAGACAAGGCCCAGCCGCATACTACAGCTTGCAGGAGATCGAGGCTACACGATGCATCTTCCAGAAATGCTTGACATATTTGATGTTTGATGCATTCCAGAAGCCATGCCGAAGCCGACATTCCCTTAGAAGGCGTCTGAAGGAGTTCCCACTGTTAAACTATGCCTCTATGACCTGGGGACAGTATTGTGGCTTACAGGCCCCTGCTGGTTTCGTGCTCGGGAACTCTGAATTGGACGAGATAATGGATTTCTTTGCAACATGTGCTCTACACAGTGGCGGTAACTTTAGGTCCTGGGTCCAGGTCCTGATCCCTGAGGCTGCTACCGAAGAAGCTTGGTCAACAGAGCCATTGTACTATGCGGCTTCATTTGGAATGACGCTCGTCGTGGAAAGGCTTATCAAAAGCGGCATCAATTTGGACTCCCCTGGTGGCCGTCACGATGCTACTGCCCTTACAGTCGCGTCATACAGAGGCCAGCTCGCAGTGGTCAAGATGCTACTTGAAGCAGGTGCAGATCCGAACTTGAAAGATTGCCATGGAATAACAAGTCTCGGGTgggcaaagaggaaaggTCACCGCGAGGTTGAAACGCTTCTATTGGCATCTGGTGCTCAGGCTCATCTGGGACATTCCAAAGTAGTCGTGTCAAGGAATGAGCAGCAGGCAGGTAACGAGTACAGCGACTCTGAGGGTCATGAAGAGTGA
- a CDS encoding uncharacterized protein (predicted protein): protein MIAFKSALETTQEAVSLVCEQTGVTGQTSTIGMADPLAITGLILQVIETAGQVYRYCKEVQNADNEIRELFGELFALKAVLEQMSREKQGPLDIQDPKSAQAISSESFRHALLSANGVLKDILDDLMKRHIKGKSFIKQLGWPGKKEKLQDSIVQLERLKSYFILVMVNENSAMDKEVLSSINYLTDLGTLMRQDSQKDLRQKIREWICPFDVEVSHRKARSVCQAGTGSWFIDGPFQRWFRGQEESRLLYLEGKSGSGKTVLCASQKLIHVLGALLAQLSDRFPQTLDVLEPDFRKKSLPSPNTLLQILRSHARELKRLYIFVDAVNESDECEDILSTLLTLAESEYQIHVMVTSTAASVTLSKDDLLRAQMKPSSNQNDIQDFVNAQLETRPSLRYLPPHTKRDITSVLITKANGI, encoded by the exons ATGATCGCATTCAAATCTGCACTAGAGACCACACAAGAAGCAGTAAGCCTAGTTTGCGAACAGACAGGTGTGACCGGGCAGACTTCAACCATCGGAATGGCGGACCCCCTCGCTATAACCGGGTTGATTCTTCAAGTTATAGAAACCGCTGGCCAGGTGTATAGATATTGCAAGGAGGTTCAGAATGCCGACAATGAGATTCGAGAATTATTCGGCGAGCTTTTCGCTCTGAAAGCAGTTCTGGAGCAAATGAGcagagaaaaacaaggtCCTCTGGACATACAGGATCCCAAGTCAGCACAAGCGATTTCGTCAGAATCGTTTCGGCACGCCTTGCTCAGCGCGAACGGCGTCTTGAaagatatccttgacgaCTTGATGAAAAGACACATAAAAGGAAAGTCATTCATCAAGCAGTTAGGATGGccagggaagaaagaaaagcttcaaGATAGCATTGTCCAGCTTGAGCGGCTCAAAAGTTATTTTATCTTGGTTATGGTGAATGAGAACTC GGCAATGGACAAGGAGGTCCTATCGTCAATAAATTACTTGACGGACTTGGGAACCCTGATGAGACAAGATAGTCAAA AGGACCTGCGTCAGAAGATAAGGGAATGGATATGTCCGTTTGACGTGGAAGTAAGTCATCGCAAGGCACGGTCTGTATGCCAGGCTGGCACTGGATCTTGGTTTATCGATGGTCCTTTTCAACGATGGTTTCGGGGGCAGGAGGAGTCTCGATTGCTCTATCTTGAGGGTAAAT CTGGGTCTGGGAAAACGGTCCTCTG TGCTTCCCAGAAGCTGATTCATGTTCTCGGTGCTCTACTCGCGCAGCTTTCCGATCGCTTTCCTCAAACCCTTGACGTACTGGAGCCTGATTTTAGGAAGAAgtcacttccttctccgaATACACTTCTCCAGATACTTCGCAGCCATGCGCGTGAGCTAAAACGGTTGTATATCTTTGTCGATGCTGTTAATGAGAGCGATGAGTGTGAAGACATTCTAAGCACATTGCTGACCCTCGCAGAATCTGAATATCAGATACATGTGATGGTTACCAGCACCGCAGCTTCAGTGACACTGAGCAAGGATGACCTCCTGAGGGCACAAatgaaaccatcttcaaaccAGAACGACATTCAGGACTTCGTAAACGCGCAGTTGGAGACACGTCCAAGCCTTCGTTATCTCCCACCACACACCAAAAGAGATATAACTTCCGTACTTATAACCAAGGCTAACGGAAT ATAA